A single region of the Yersinia entomophaga genome encodes:
- the pspG gene encoding envelope stress response protein PspG, which produces MLEIFFVIGFFIMLMVTGISLLGILGALLVAAAFMMVGGLFVMMIKLLPWLILAVAIVWIWRAMQNPTIRRY; this is translated from the coding sequence ATGTTAGAGATTTTCTTTGTTATCGGTTTTTTCATCATGCTGATGGTGACCGGTATTTCCCTGCTGGGCATTTTAGGTGCTTTGCTGGTTGCGGCTGCTTTTATGATGGTCGGTGGGTTATTTGTGATGATGATTAAGTTATTACCGTGGCTGATTTTAGCCGTTGCGATTGTATGGATCTGGCGCGCTATGCAGAATCCGACTATTCGTCGCTACTAA
- a CDS encoding HpcH/HpaI aldolase/citrate lyase family protein — protein sequence MNKRLSPWHLGATLYMPATRTDIAEAILHNKISGLRSLVICLEDAVNEADIPTALINLRELLAVLAQAKATDGNSHWPLVFIRPRHIEMGQWLTESLDLSPIDGLVLPKFTLASLPEWWAIIRDSHLCMMPTLETEEVFDVVQMRQLASELQAHPCHQRIIALRIGGNDLMNVISLRRTRDFTLYDGPMGYVIKMLVAVFSSRDFALTAPVCEHIDDHQVMNKELALDMAHGLVGKTAIHPNQISKIEQALMVSPTDYADALRILNSTQAVFKSQGSMCEPATHRRWASGILARAQVYGISAEPGQDGVRLMTVTQNS from the coding sequence ATGAACAAACGGCTCTCCCCTTGGCATTTGGGCGCGACATTGTATATGCCTGCTACCCGCACAGACATTGCCGAGGCCATCTTACATAACAAAATTAGTGGGTTACGCTCGCTGGTTATCTGTCTGGAAGATGCGGTAAACGAAGCTGATATTCCCACGGCTTTAATCAATTTACGTGAGCTGCTAGCGGTTCTCGCTCAGGCCAAGGCTACTGATGGCAATAGCCATTGGCCGCTGGTTTTCATTCGCCCAAGGCATATTGAAATGGGGCAATGGCTAACGGAAAGTCTGGATCTCAGCCCGATCGATGGGTTGGTATTGCCTAAATTCACTTTGGCGTCATTGCCCGAGTGGTGGGCAATCATACGAGATAGCCATTTATGCATGATGCCCACGCTCGAAACCGAAGAGGTTTTCGACGTCGTTCAAATGCGCCAGCTTGCCAGTGAGCTACAAGCTCATCCTTGCCATCAGCGTATTATTGCTTTGCGTATTGGGGGCAACGATCTGATGAATGTGATTTCTTTGCGACGAACGCGTGATTTCACTTTGTACGACGGCCCTATGGGTTATGTGATTAAGATGCTGGTGGCCGTTTTTTCCTCGCGGGATTTTGCCCTAACAGCGCCGGTCTGCGAACACATTGATGACCATCAGGTGATGAATAAAGAGCTGGCTCTTGATATGGCTCACGGTCTGGTTGGGAAAACAGCCATTCATCCTAATCAAATCAGTAAGATAGAACAGGCCTTAATGGTATCACCCACGGATTATGCCGATGCATTACGTATCCTGAACTCAACCCAGGCCGTATTTAAATCTCAGGGATCAATGTGTGAACCCGCAACCCACCGTCGCTGGGCCTCCGGTATCCTCGCTCGCGCTCAGGTTTATGGTATTAGTGCGGAACCGGGGCAAGACGGCGTACGTCTCATGACCGTGACTCAGAACAGCTGA
- the ssb1 gene encoding single-stranded DNA-binding protein SSB1, with protein MASRGVNKVILVGNLGQDPEVRYMPNGGAVANITLATSESWRDKQTGEQKEKTEWHRVVLFGKLAEVAGEYLRKGSQVYIEGALQTRKWQDQSGQERYTTEVVVNVGGTMQMLGGRQGGGAPAGGAQGGSNDGAQGGWGQPQQPQGGNQFSGGQAPRQAQSAPAPQQQGGNEPPMDFDDDIPF; from the coding sequence ATGGCCAGCAGAGGCGTAAACAAAGTGATTTTGGTCGGGAATTTGGGCCAAGACCCGGAAGTCCGTTACATGCCGAACGGTGGGGCAGTTGCCAACATCACACTGGCCACCTCCGAAAGCTGGCGTGACAAGCAAACCGGCGAGCAGAAAGAGAAAACCGAGTGGCATCGCGTAGTGCTGTTCGGCAAGCTGGCAGAAGTGGCTGGTGAATATCTGCGTAAAGGTTCACAGGTTTATATCGAAGGCGCACTGCAAACTCGCAAATGGCAGGATCAAAGCGGCCAGGAACGTTACACCACGGAAGTGGTTGTTAACGTTGGCGGCACCATGCAAATGCTGGGTGGTCGTCAAGGCGGCGGTGCTCCTGCTGGCGGCGCGCAGGGTGGTTCCAACGATGGCGCACAGGGCGGTTGGGGTCAGCCTCAGCAACCTCAGGGTGGCAATCAGTTCAGCGGCGGCCAGGCTCCACGTCAGGCGCAGTCTGCTCCAGCGCCACAGCAGCAGGGCGGCAACGAGCCACCAATGGATTTTGATGACGATATCCCGTTCTGA
- a CDS encoding MmcQ/YjbR family DNA-binding protein, which yields MNNSTLLEYCMSKPGAEQSDHEEWQANQIKVGDVMFAMVSEVRGRPAISLKSSPELAEQLRGKHPEIVPSDHLNKAHWNTVFLDGKLPNSQFYALIDGSYQLVLQGLSEQIRQELRA from the coding sequence ATGAATAATTCGACATTACTCGAATACTGTATGTCTAAACCGGGAGCGGAACAAAGCGATCATGAAGAGTGGCAGGCGAATCAGATTAAGGTTGGCGATGTGATGTTTGCCATGGTTAGCGAGGTACGGGGGCGTCCTGCTATTTCATTGAAAAGTAGTCCGGAATTAGCAGAACAACTGCGTGGAAAGCATCCGGAGATCGTGCCGAGTGATCACTTGAATAAAGCGCACTGGAACACGGTGTTTCTGGATGGAAAGCTGCCAAATTCTCAATTCTATGCGTTGATTGATGGCTCTTATCAATTGGTATTACAAGGTTTATCGGAACAGATTCGGCAAGAATTACGCGCTTGA
- the dusA gene encoding tRNA dihydrouridine(20/20a) synthase DusA, translating to MHENQTVSNAQTGHSGYPLQRFSVAPMLDWTDRHCRYFHRLLTKQALLYTEMVTTGAIIHGKADYLAYSEQDHPVALQLGGSDPQALAHCAKLAEQRGYNEINLNVGCPSDRVQNGRFGACLMGEAELVADCVKAMRDVVSIPVTVKTRIGIDDQDSYEFLCDFVQKVSEQGGCDMFTIHARKAWLSGLSPKENREVPPLDYPRVYQLKRDFPELTIAINGGVKTLDEAKEHLKYLDGVMIGREAYQNPSILTQVDRELFDPQAAITDSVAAVEALYPYIEQELARGAYLGHITRHILGIFQGIPGARQWRRHLSENAHKPGADVSVVEKALSLVKQPQHNSL from the coding sequence ATGCACGAAAATCAGACTGTATCTAACGCCCAAACTGGTCATTCAGGCTACCCATTACAACGTTTCTCCGTCGCGCCGATGCTCGATTGGACGGATCGTCACTGCCGCTATTTCCACCGTTTGCTGACCAAACAGGCGCTGCTTTACACGGAAATGGTCACCACTGGTGCCATTATCCACGGCAAGGCTGATTATCTGGCTTACAGTGAGCAAGATCATCCGGTAGCGCTACAATTGGGCGGCAGCGATCCGCAGGCGTTAGCCCATTGCGCGAAACTAGCGGAACAGCGTGGTTATAACGAAATTAATCTGAATGTTGGTTGCCCTTCCGATCGGGTGCAAAACGGTCGCTTTGGTGCCTGTTTGATGGGGGAAGCGGAGCTGGTTGCCGATTGTGTTAAAGCGATGCGCGATGTGGTTTCCATACCGGTAACGGTTAAAACCCGAATCGGCATTGACGATCAGGACAGCTACGAGTTTTTGTGTGATTTCGTGCAGAAAGTCTCAGAGCAGGGCGGTTGCGATATGTTTACTATTCATGCGCGTAAAGCCTGGCTATCCGGTTTGAGTCCGAAGGAAAATCGTGAAGTGCCACCTCTGGATTATCCGCGAGTTTATCAGCTAAAGCGTGATTTCCCCGAGTTGACCATCGCCATCAACGGCGGCGTGAAAACCTTGGATGAAGCGAAAGAACACCTCAAATATCTCGATGGCGTGATGATTGGCCGCGAGGCATATCAAAATCCGAGTATTTTGACGCAGGTAGACCGCGAACTCTTCGATCCACAGGCGGCGATTACGGATAGTGTAGCGGCGGTAGAGGCTCTCTATCCCTACATTGAGCAAGAATTAGCGCGTGGGGCTTATTTAGGCCATATCACCCGACATATTCTGGGCATCTTCCAGGGCATTCCCGGTGCGCGTCAGTGGCGCCGCCATTTAAGCGAGAATGCTCATAAGCCTGGCGCCGATGTTTCCGTGGTAGAGAAAGCCTTATCATTAGTGAAACAGCCTCAACATAATTCACTATAA
- a CDS encoding quinone oxidoreductase produces the protein MAKRIQFSTTGGPDVLQYIDFTPKDPEEHEVQVENKAIGINYIDTYIRSGLYPPAQLPSSLGTEGAGVIKKVGSAVSTLKVGDRVVYAQSALGAYSEIHNVPAEKIALLPDNISFEQAAASFLKGLTVQYLLRQTYEIKPGETFLFHAAAGGVGLIACQWAKALGARLIGTVGSDEKAELAKAAGAWATINYAKENISQRVIELTQGEKVKVVYDSVGKSTWIDSLSSLQKRGLLVSFGNASGPVTGVDLGILNQKGGLYVTRPSLNWYVTNRQELEQASSELFSLIACGAINVDVAPEQKFPLSQAQRAHLMLEGRKTTGSSLLIPGN, from the coding sequence ATGGCCAAGCGTATTCAGTTTTCCACAACCGGCGGTCCCGATGTGTTGCAATATATTGATTTTACGCCAAAGGATCCGGAAGAACATGAGGTGCAGGTGGAAAATAAAGCCATCGGCATTAACTATATTGATACCTACATCCGCAGCGGTTTATACCCGCCAGCCCAGCTTCCAAGCAGCTTGGGAACCGAAGGGGCGGGAGTTATCAAAAAGGTCGGTTCGGCGGTGAGCACTTTAAAAGTAGGTGATCGCGTGGTGTATGCACAATCAGCCCTTGGTGCTTACAGTGAAATTCATAATGTTCCAGCCGAAAAGATCGCTCTGTTGCCAGATAACATTTCTTTTGAGCAAGCAGCGGCCTCATTTCTGAAAGGGTTGACGGTGCAATATTTGCTACGTCAAACCTACGAAATCAAACCAGGAGAAACCTTCCTGTTTCACGCTGCCGCCGGTGGCGTCGGGCTGATTGCCTGCCAATGGGCAAAAGCGCTGGGAGCCAGACTGATTGGAACCGTAGGCTCTGACGAAAAAGCCGAGTTGGCAAAAGCGGCAGGAGCCTGGGCCACAATAAACTACGCTAAAGAAAATATCTCGCAACGGGTTATCGAGCTGACTCAAGGGGAAAAAGTAAAGGTTGTTTATGATTCCGTCGGAAAAAGCACTTGGATTGATTCACTCAGCAGCCTGCAAAAGCGCGGCTTACTCGTAAGTTTCGGTAACGCTTCCGGCCCGGTTACCGGCGTGGATTTAGGTATTCTCAACCAGAAAGGCGGACTTTATGTTACTCGGCCATCGCTAAATTGGTATGTTACCAATCGGCAGGAACTTGAGCAGGCCAGCAGCGAGCTATTCTCACTGATTGCCTGCGGCGCGATTAACGTCGATGTAGCACCAGAGCAGAAGTTTCCACTGAGTCAAGCCCAACGGGCGCACCTGATGCTGGAAGGCAGGAAAACCACCGGCTCCAGCCTTCTCATTCCTGGAAACTAA
- the alr gene encoding alanine racemase, with the protein MKAATAVIDRRALRHNLQQVRRLAPQSRLIAVVKANAYGHGLLETARTLQDADCYGVARIGEALMLRSGGIVKPILLLEGFFSAEDLPVLVVNHIETAIHSVEQLEALEQADLPYPINVWMKLDTGMHRLGVRPEEAEAFYQRLSACSNVVQPVNIMSHFSRADEPEVSATTLQIQCIDEFATGKPGKQSIAASGGILLWPESHRDWVRPGIILYGVSPMEQKTGADFGLQPVMTLKSSLIAVREHKTGEPVGYGGTWISPRDTRLGVVAMGYGDGYPRSAPSGTPVWVNGREVPLVGRVSMDMISVDLGPDSRDKVGDEVELWGADLPVEKVAIATGISAYELITKLTSRVSMEYIGE; encoded by the coding sequence ATGAAAGCGGCAACCGCAGTAATCGACCGCCGCGCTCTGCGACATAACTTGCAACAGGTTCGGCGTCTGGCGCCGCAAAGCCGCCTGATTGCCGTTGTGAAAGCAAACGCTTATGGCCACGGGCTGTTAGAAACTGCGCGCACGTTACAAGATGCTGATTGTTATGGCGTCGCTCGTATCGGAGAGGCACTTATGCTGCGCTCCGGCGGGATCGTGAAACCTATCTTATTGCTGGAAGGTTTCTTTTCCGCTGAGGATTTACCGGTATTAGTGGTCAATCATATCGAAACGGCCATCCACAGCGTTGAGCAATTGGAAGCATTAGAACAGGCAGATTTACCTTATCCGATTAATGTCTGGATGAAACTGGATACCGGAATGCATCGTCTGGGTGTGCGTCCGGAGGAGGCCGAAGCGTTTTATCAGCGCCTGAGCGCTTGCTCGAATGTGGTTCAGCCGGTGAATATTATGAGCCACTTTAGCCGCGCAGATGAACCGGAAGTCTCGGCAACAACACTGCAAATTCAGTGCATTGATGAGTTTGCCACTGGGAAACCGGGTAAACAGTCAATTGCTGCGTCCGGCGGAATCTTGCTGTGGCCGGAATCCCATCGCGATTGGGTTCGCCCAGGCATTATATTGTATGGTGTTTCCCCGATGGAGCAGAAAACCGGAGCCGATTTTGGTCTGCAACCGGTGATGACGCTGAAATCCAGTCTGATTGCGGTACGCGAGCATAAAACCGGTGAACCGGTTGGCTACGGTGGAACCTGGATCAGCCCGCGGGATACGCGTTTAGGCGTAGTGGCGATGGGCTACGGCGATGGCTATCCGCGAAGCGCGCCGTCCGGCACGCCGGTGTGGGTGAATGGTCGCGAAGTGCCGCTCGTTGGACGAGTTTCTATGGATATGATTTCTGTCGATCTCGGCCCGGATTCTAGGGATAAAGTGGGTGATGAAGTGGAGCTATGGGGAGCGGATTTGCCAGTGGAAAAAGTGGCTATCGCTACCGGTATCAGCGCTTATGAATTGATTACCAAACTAACGTCTCGCGTATCAATGGAATATATCGGCGAATAG
- the uvrA gene encoding excinuclease ABC subunit UvrA encodes MDNIEVRGARTHNLKNINLIIPRDKLIVVTGLSGSGKSSLAFDTLYAEGQRRYVESLSAYARQFLSLMEKPDVDHIEGLSPAISIEQKSTSHNPRSTVGTITEIHDYLRLLFARVGEPRCPDHDVPLAAQTVSQMVDNVLAQPEGRRLMLLAPVVQDRKGEHTKTLENLATQGYIRARIDGEVCDLSDPPKLELQKKHTIEVVVDRFKVREDLAQRLAESFETALELSGGTAIVADMDDANAEELLFSANFACPICGYSMSELEPRLFSFNNPAGACPTCDGLGVQQFFDPDRVLQNPELSLAGGAIRGWDRRNFYYFQMLRSLAEHYKFDIEAPFNSLSAETQKAVLYGSGKESIEFKYMNDRGDTTVRRHPFEGVLHNMERRYKETESSAVREELAKFISNRSCASCHGTRLRREARYVFVENTTLPEISELSIGHALTFFQNMKLSGQRAQIAEKVLKEIGDRLKFLVNVGLNYLSLSRSADTLSGGEAQRIRLASQIGAGLVGVMYVLDEPSIGLHQRDNERLLETLIHLRNLGNTVIVVEHDEDAIRAADHVIDIGPGAGVHGGQVVAEGTVDDIMAAPESLTGQFLSGKREIAVPAQRVPGDPSKVLKLIGATGNNLKDVTLTLPVGLFSCITGVSGSGKSTLINDTLYSIAQRQLNGATITEPAPYRDIQGLEHFDKVIDIDQSPIGRTPRSNPATYTGIFTPVRELFAGVPESRTRGYNPGRFSFNVKGGRCEACQGDGVIKVEMHFLPDIYVPCDQCKGKRYNRETLEVKYKGKNIHEVLEMTIEEAREFFDAVPALARKLQTLIDVGLSYICLGQSATTLSGGEAQRVKLSRELSKRGTGQTLYILDEPTTGLHFADIQQLLAVLHQLRDQGNTIVVIEHNLDVIKTADWIVDLGPEGGSGGGEILVSGTPETVAECEASHTARFLKPLLTRK; translated from the coding sequence ATGGATAATATCGAAGTTCGGGGCGCTCGCACCCATAATCTCAAGAATATCAACCTGATTATCCCGCGCGACAAACTGATTGTTGTCACCGGCCTGTCTGGCTCTGGTAAGTCTTCACTGGCGTTTGATACCTTATATGCCGAAGGCCAGCGCCGTTACGTTGAGTCTCTTTCCGCCTATGCGCGCCAGTTTCTGTCATTGATGGAAAAACCGGACGTTGACCATATCGAAGGTCTGTCTCCGGCCATTTCTATCGAACAAAAATCTACGTCTCATAACCCGCGTTCCACTGTCGGAACCATTACCGAAATTCACGATTACCTGCGCCTGCTGTTCGCTCGTGTTGGGGAGCCGCGCTGTCCGGATCATGATGTTCCGCTGGCGGCACAGACCGTCAGCCAAATGGTTGATAACGTGCTGGCACAGCCGGAAGGTCGTCGTCTGATGTTACTGGCTCCGGTGGTGCAGGATCGCAAAGGCGAACACACCAAAACGCTGGAAAACCTGGCGACACAAGGCTATATCCGCGCGCGCATCGACGGCGAGGTTTGCGATCTTTCCGATCCGCCGAAGCTGGAACTACAGAAAAAGCACACCATTGAAGTGGTCGTGGATCGTTTTAAAGTGCGGGAAGATCTGGCTCAGCGTCTGGCAGAATCCTTTGAAACGGCGCTAGAGCTATCCGGCGGCACCGCGATCGTGGCCGATATGGACGATGCAAACGCCGAAGAACTGCTGTTCTCCGCCAATTTTGCCTGCCCAATCTGTGGCTACAGCATGAGCGAGCTGGAACCGCGCCTGTTCTCCTTTAACAACCCGGCCGGTGCTTGCCCGACCTGTGATGGCTTAGGCGTACAACAATTCTTCGATCCGGATCGCGTGCTACAAAACCCTGAGCTCTCGCTGGCTGGTGGTGCAATTCGCGGTTGGGATCGCCGCAATTTCTATTATTTCCAGATGCTGCGTTCACTGGCAGAGCACTATAAATTTGATATTGAAGCCCCGTTCAATTCCCTGAGCGCGGAAACGCAAAAAGCAGTGCTGTACGGCTCCGGCAAAGAAAGCATCGAATTCAAATACATGAACGATCGTGGCGATACCACGGTACGCCGTCATCCGTTTGAAGGCGTGTTACACAACATGGAACGCCGTTATAAAGAAACGGAATCCAGCGCAGTTCGGGAAGAACTGGCGAAATTTATCAGCAACCGCTCCTGTGCTTCTTGCCACGGTACTCGCTTACGTAGAGAAGCGCGCTATGTGTTTGTGGAAAACACCACGCTGCCGGAAATTTCCGAATTAAGCATCGGCCACGCTCTGACCTTCTTCCAGAATATGAAACTAAGCGGCCAACGCGCCCAAATTGCGGAAAAAGTCCTGAAAGAGATCGGCGACCGGCTGAAGTTTTTGGTCAACGTCGGTCTGAACTACCTTTCCTTATCGCGTTCCGCCGATACGCTATCCGGCGGCGAAGCCCAGCGAATTCGCCTAGCTAGCCAGATTGGAGCCGGTTTAGTCGGGGTCATGTATGTGCTGGATGAGCCGTCCATCGGCTTGCATCAGCGGGACAACGAGCGCCTGCTGGAAACATTGATTCACCTGCGCAATCTGGGCAATACCGTCATTGTGGTCGAGCATGACGAAGATGCGATTCGCGCCGCAGATCATGTGATTGATATCGGCCCAGGCGCTGGCGTTCACGGTGGGCAAGTGGTGGCAGAAGGAACCGTCGATGACATTATGGCGGCTCCAGAATCCTTAACCGGCCAGTTCCTTAGCGGAAAGCGGGAAATTGCGGTTCCAGCGCAGCGTGTTCCCGGCGATCCGAGTAAGGTGTTGAAGCTAATCGGCGCTACCGGCAACAACCTGAAAGACGTGACCTTAACTCTGCCGGTTGGCCTGTTTAGCTGTATTACCGGCGTATCCGGTTCGGGCAAATCAACGCTGATTAACGACACTTTGTATTCCATTGCACAGCGTCAATTAAACGGCGCTACCATTACCGAACCAGCACCATACCGTGATATTCAGGGTTTGGAACATTTCGATAAAGTCATAGATATCGATCAAAGTCCTATTGGCCGGACTCCACGTTCCAACCCGGCAACCTATACCGGTATCTTTACGCCTGTGCGCGAATTATTCGCCGGGGTTCCTGAATCTCGCACCCGCGGCTATAACCCAGGCCGTTTCAGCTTTAACGTGAAAGGTGGGCGCTGCGAAGCCTGCCAGGGCGATGGCGTAATTAAGGTGGAAATGCACTTCCTGCCAGATATTTACGTCCCTTGCGATCAGTGCAAAGGTAAACGCTATAACCGTGAAACGCTGGAAGTGAAATACAAAGGCAAAAACATTCACGAAGTATTGGAAATGACCATCGAAGAAGCGCGGGAATTCTTTGATGCGGTACCTGCGCTGGCGCGTAAGCTGCAAACCCTTATTGACGTTGGGCTATCCTATATTTGTCTGGGGCAATCAGCGACGACGCTGTCCGGCGGTGAAGCGCAGCGCGTGAAACTGTCGCGCGAGCTATCCAAACGTGGCACAGGGCAAACCCTGTATATTCTTGATGAACCGACTACCGGCCTGCATTTTGCCGATATTCAGCAATTGTTGGCGGTATTACACCAGCTGCGCGATCAGGGCAATACCATCGTGGTAATTGAGCATAATCTGGACGTGATTAAAACCGCAGACTGGATTGTGGATCTCGGCCCGGAAGGGGGCAGCGGCGGCGGTGAGATTTTAGTATCAGGTACACCGGAAACCGTTGCTGAGTGCGAAGCTTCTCATACCGCGCGTTTCCTGAAGCCACTTTTGACGCGTAAATAA
- the dnaB gene encoding replicative DNA helicase: MAGKKPTNNTTEPRDRQMEGLKLPPHSLEAEQSVLGGLMLDNERWDNVSERVTSNDFFSRPHRRIFTEMQRLLEMSKPIDLITLSESLEQKGDLESVGGFAYLAELSKNTPSAANIGAYADIVRERAVVREMISVANEIADAGYDPQGRTSEDLLDLAESKVFQIAENRVNKDEGPKSIDRILEDTVARIEQLYQRPHDGVTGVSTGYQDLDKKTAGLQKSDLIIVAARPSMGKTTFAMNLCENAAMMQDKPVLIFSLEMPGNQIMMRMLASLSRVDQTRIRTGQLDDEDWARISSTMGILLEKRNMYIDDSSGLTPTEVRSRARRIYRENGGLSMIMIDYLQLMRVPALSDNRTLEIAEISRSLKALAKELQVPVVALSQLNRSLEQRADKRPVNSDLRESGSIEQDADLIMFIYRDEVYHENSDMKGIAEIILGKQRNGPIGSVRLTFNGQWSRFDNYAGPQYDDE, translated from the coding sequence ATGGCAGGAAAAAAACCAACCAACAATACGACAGAGCCACGAGACCGCCAGATGGAAGGGCTGAAACTCCCGCCTCATTCGCTGGAGGCAGAGCAGTCCGTGTTGGGCGGTTTGATGCTGGATAACGAACGCTGGGACAACGTTTCCGAACGAGTTACCAGCAACGATTTCTTCAGTCGCCCTCATCGCCGGATCTTTACTGAAATGCAACGCTTGCTGGAAATGAGCAAGCCGATCGACTTGATCACTCTTTCCGAATCATTGGAACAGAAAGGGGATCTGGAGTCCGTCGGCGGTTTTGCTTATCTGGCCGAGTTGTCAAAAAATACGCCAAGTGCGGCGAACATCGGCGCTTATGCCGATATTGTTCGTGAACGTGCAGTAGTACGCGAAATGATTTCGGTCGCAAACGAGATCGCTGATGCCGGTTACGATCCTCAAGGGCGTACCAGTGAAGATCTACTGGATCTGGCCGAATCCAAGGTATTCCAGATTGCGGAAAACCGCGTCAATAAAGATGAAGGTCCGAAAAGTATCGACCGGATTCTGGAAGATACCGTTGCGCGTATTGAGCAACTTTATCAGCGCCCGCATGATGGCGTGACCGGCGTTTCTACCGGCTATCAGGATTTGGATAAGAAAACCGCGGGTTTACAGAAATCAGATTTGATCATCGTGGCGGCGCGTCCGTCGATGGGTAAAACCACTTTCGCCATGAACCTTTGCGAAAACGCGGCAATGATGCAGGACAAACCGGTGCTTATCTTCAGTCTGGAGATGCCCGGAAACCAGATTATGATGCGTATGCTCGCGTCCCTGTCTCGCGTCGATCAAACCCGCATTCGTACCGGTCAGTTGGATGATGAGGATTGGGCGCGTATTTCCAGCACCATGGGTATTCTGCTGGAAAAACGCAATATGTATATTGATGACTCTTCGGGCCTGACGCCGACGGAAGTGCGCTCGCGAGCGCGGCGAATTTACCGTGAAAACGGTGGCCTGAGCATGATTATGATCGACTACCTGCAATTGATGCGGGTACCTGCGCTTTCTGATAACCGTACTTTGGAAATTGCGGAAATTTCTCGCTCCCTCAAGGCGTTGGCGAAAGAACTACAGGTACCGGTGGTGGCGCTTTCTCAGCTTAACCGAAGCCTGGAGCAGCGTGCCGATAAGCGGCCGGTGAACTCCGACTTACGTGAATCTGGCTCGATTGAGCAGGATGCCGACTTGATCATGTTTATTTATCGCGATGAGGTTTATCACGAAAATAGCGATATGAAGGGCATCGCAGAAATCATTTTGGGTAAACAACGTAATGGTCCGATCGGTTCGGTTCGTTTGACCTTCAACGGTCAGTGGTCGCGCTTTGATAATTATGCCGGTCCGCAATACGACGACGAATAA
- a CDS encoding amino acid aminotransferase → MFQNVDAYAGDPILSLMESFKADTREHKVNLSIGLYYDAQGVIPQLQAVATAEAQMSAQPQAASVYLPMEGLQAYRSAIQHLLFGQDHPMLEQSRIATIQTVGGSGALNVGADFLYHYFPDSQVWVSDPTWENHIAIFSGAGFKVNTYPYFDNEKLAVNFEAMSATLQQLPARSIVLLHPCCHNPTGSDLTNDQWDQIIRIAKERELIPFLDIAYQGFGAGLNEDAYAIRQMAAEGLPCLVSNSFSKIFSMYGERVGGLSVVCESEEAAGRVLGQLKATVRRNYSSPPNFGAQVVAKVLNDEELSSQWRNEVEQMRTRILEMRNTLVAALKVALPQRNFDYLLTQRGMFSYTGFTEQQVDRLREEFGVYLIASGRVCMAGVNHQNVQQVAAAFAAVQ, encoded by the coding sequence GTGTTCCAGAATGTAGATGCCTATGCAGGTGATCCCATCCTTTCGCTGATGGAAAGTTTTAAAGCCGATACCAGAGAGCATAAAGTTAACCTGAGTATTGGGCTTTATTACGATGCTCAGGGTGTGATCCCGCAATTGCAGGCGGTAGCCACAGCGGAAGCGCAAATGAGCGCTCAGCCACAGGCTGCGTCGGTCTATTTACCGATGGAAGGTTTGCAGGCTTATCGTTCTGCTATTCAGCATTTGCTGTTTGGGCAAGATCACCCGATGCTGGAACAAAGTCGTATAGCCACTATTCAAACCGTAGGGGGGTCTGGCGCGTTGAATGTAGGGGCTGATTTCCTGTACCACTACTTCCCGGATTCTCAAGTGTGGGTCAGCGATCCAACCTGGGAAAATCATATTGCAATTTTCAGCGGTGCGGGTTTTAAGGTGAACACCTATCCGTACTTTGATAATGAAAAGTTAGCCGTTAATTTCGAGGCAATGTCGGCCACTTTGCAGCAGTTACCGGCAAGAAGCATTGTGCTGTTACATCCGTGCTGCCATAACCCGACCGGCTCGGATCTGACTAACGATCAGTGGGATCAGATCATCAGGATCGCCAAAGAACGGGAATTGATCCCATTCCTCGATATTGCTTATCAAGGTTTTGGTGCTGGTCTGAATGAAGATGCCTATGCCATTCGCCAGATGGCCGCGGAAGGTTTGCCGTGTTTAGTCAGCAACTCTTTTTCTAAAATTTTCTCAATGTACGGCGAGCGTGTTGGCGGCTTATCCGTGGTATGTGAAAGCGAAGAAGCCGCAGGCCGCGTGTTGGGGCAGCTCAAAGCTACTGTTCGGCGCAACTATTCCAGCCCACCGAACTTTGGTGCGCAGGTTGTGGCTAAGGTCTTGAATGACGAAGAATTAAGCAGCCAGTGGCGCAATGAAGTCGAGCAAATGCGCACCCGTATTCTGGAAATGCGTAACACTCTGGTCGCGGCACTGAAAGTAGCGCTGCCGCAGCGTAACTTCGATTATTTGCTGACTCAACGCGGCATGTTTAGCTATACCGGTTTTACTGAACAGCAGGTGGATCGTCTGCGAGAAGAATTCGGTGTTTACCTGATCGCGAGTGGCCGTGTGTGCATGGCTGGGGTTAATCACCAAAATGTTCAGCAGGTAGCCGCTGCGTTTGCCGCCGTGCAGTAA